In the genome of Fusarium poae strain DAOMC 252244 chromosome 1, whole genome shotgun sequence, the window TTCCACGTCATTCACTTCCTTTACGCCGTGTACCCCATTATCCATGTCTCATCTAGTTGGCTGCGGTGATTTAGAGGCTACATATTACGGAGGTGCGTCCAAACTCACAAACTCAAAATGGCGATATCATAAGGCTCATCCTATTATAAAGAGTGTCGCTGTTCACGATCCTGTATGTAAGGCTCAGCGGgagcttcttccatcaaTCATAATCCATCTGTACACTGTAGAATCCAGTCGTTACCGTGTTGACAGCCACCCGGCTGCTTTTTCGGATAGCATACGTGTTCTTATGAGAGAAGCCACTTATCAAGATGATCGTTACTTTGACATGTTGAGTCTTTGATCCGTAGGAATTCTTTAGATTAGAAATTGAGAATGTTGACATGGGCTCGGCTTTGGTTTAAAGATTGGACAATACGAAATTGTCATCGTTTAGCTTATCGATTCCAGCAATTCCTGGTATGTTTTGACCATGCTCTCGTGTTCTGTGCTCAAAGATTTAGAGTCCAAATCTTCAAACGCCATGCTCCATATGGCTTGCGCCTCATCCTTTGTCGTCTTTCTCGCCGAGTCGATACCTAAAATGTCAGCCCAGAAACACTCCAAGCCAATGCGAAGCCTACCAATATGCTGCGCTTGAACTGGATACAGAGCATATCTGTCCAGTTGGTTTCCAATGGCAATGTCGTCCAGTATCAAGTCCACCTgccctctctttcttttctggAGCTcggatatcatcaggggcaCCTGACGGCGTGGGAAGATCATAGCCTGCGAGCAACATCCAAAAGGCTCGTTAAAGACTCCTGGCGACGGTGGAAATAGACTCGCTTTACCGGATTGATACAGTAATATCACCAAACCTGGAACCAAGATGAaaacgacgacgaagagtaTCTCCCGGTCGAGATATTTCTGAGTGGCCCTCCAGCGACGTCGTGCGAATAATGCGGGAGCCAAGATTCCTAAACCGATGCCGAAAATAATCCAGAACTCGTTGTTCCCTCCAATCTCATGAGAAGCCCACCCTATGGATCTCTCTTGGTTAAACAATCGCATAAATAGCCAGTGTTGCTCCGGATCTATGCTGGCTATATCTGCCAGACCTTGTAGAGTTCGCATAAACCATCCGCGCGCTAGAAGAATATCGTCCTCGAATATAGCGACATACGAAGCGCCCGTATCATAGCACCGTTCAAGAGCCAGGGTATAGTCAAATACGCCCTTCTCGCGATAGTTCTGGGTATTTTCTAGTTCGAGGAGATACTCGATGCTCGTGGCATCATCGTTGTAGGTGTAGACTTTGTCGACTGCACGTTTGAGCCATAGTTCGTGCCAGCTGGGATGTCGGGTCGGGTCAGTCTCGGCAATGAGGACGGATATGTCGATGTCTTGACGTTCTTGTTCGGAGAGGCCGTGTAGGATGCTTCCTATTGTGATCTAACAGTCGATCGACATGAGTATGTAACAAGGATAGTGGTTGTGGGGTGTTTACCGGAAGGTATTGTGTCTGTCGTGCCACCGAGTTCAGCGCTAAACAAAGCGTCTTGTTTCTTGATAATACATTCTTGGAATAAGGACTTCCTTCGGCGGAAAGTGACCCGATGGTCTGTTCAGCTTCGGCAATACGGATGGCTGAGTAACCGGCCTCGTACGCTCGTGTCTTGTCGAAGAAGACGCTGCCGGGGTCACGGTAGAAGTGGGACTGGCCGTACCAGACCAGGCAGAGCAGGAAAGCTACACAGGCGGTTGTTTTGTACAGCAAGCTATACATGATGTTTGTTTGAAAAGCTGGGCATTGTCATGTCTGAGAAAGGGATTTAAACAAAGGATCAACAACAATTGTTTGCTCGGAGAGAAAGAACGTACAAGCGAGACAGCTGGGATGACGATCCTAAGcccatctttttcttttgttttcgTGACATGTTGGCTCCAAGATAATTATTACGGAGCAGTACCCAGTTACGCCCTGTACCAAGAACCGGGGCATAAGCAATTCCATTCTTTGGCCAATGAACTAGTCTGCTACTGTGATAGTAATGCATTGTCGCAAACGACCCGCATCGCCAAGGGTCCTCAGCCTCACTAACGCTGGCCCATGGGTTGATCAAAACAAGAAATCGCCGACTTGTCGACACATTCCATTGATGCCGATTGGATGTTCATGTCTGGTCGGCCGCTTTGACAAATGCCCAGAGATGTGAATAACTGTCCATCTCAAACGGAATTGTAATTTGGGATTTACTAGTTCATGATATGACGATTTGCAATTCACCTTGAAACAACCTACGTGAGAAGCAAACGTCATCAGTACCGCGTCCTTTGGAATGTTTCATGCTACGGACGACACATGCCCACATGCTTTAGTTTGTTTCGCTGAAGCTATTTTGATCGACAAGTGGACACAGACTAAACGGCTAAAACGGCTCCCTAGTCCTCAGGGCACCAAGGAATTGGCTGCtggaagcacaagagacgaaattatcGGGCCactttatacttattagaCCAGCACTCTTTCGGCCATTTATTCTTTCACCCTAAAACCAAAAGGTAAGCTTCTGTTACCCACTAGTTTAGCGAACTCGAGTGGGTATGTTAATGTCAATCCTTTGGTTTGACAGGCATGTCTCGCAGATTTAGATGACGACTCTCAAGGGGCTGGCAGGGATCAACTGACTGATGAATCTCTAGACGCGTCAAATAAGTTTAAAGCACCCGCCAGTAATAGATCTCGACTTTGGAACTTCTTATTATTTGTTTCCATATTATGATCAAGTCAAAATGCTGTCTACTTCCTGAGCTTCTCTCTACAACTTGAATGCTGATGTAAAGAGGAGTTTAGCCATGTACCATTACTTCATAATCATTCTATCACGTCACTCATAGCATCTATAAATCAATCTATGCCATATGCATCTTCTCCAGAAAAATCAACCAATGTAGCTTCGTTCGCTACAAAATCCCCTTCCCAATCCTGTTTTTCCGAAACCCGTCTCTCCAAGCCCCGTTTCGACATTGGAAGTCTATCCCGCAGCGAATCTGGCTTTGACGGTcgtggcggcggcggcgatcGCTTTGCGGGGTCTTCCTTGCTGTACGGTGGCTCGGCGTTCGAGTAGGCTCGTTCTGTTTGAGTGTATGATGGTTCGCCCTTGCTGTAGGCGGGTTGTTCGTCTCTGCTGTATGAGGGGCCGGCTTGGCTGTATGCTGGAGCGGGGGTGGAATCTGAGTCGTCGATTATCTTGGCTGCCGCAAACTGGTCTGCTTTGGATGTGGTGATTGTCGCATCTGGTTGTCGTTCGCTAAATGGTCAGCCATGTTTATCGACATGTCTCATGCTACTCACCTATTCACTCGCCAATACGGCGATGCCTGCAACAGCTCTAAATCGACTATCCCCTCGGCATCGAGAATTCTCGATATCACATGCTCACGAGCATTTGAAACATTGATGATACTTCTCATCAAGCTCACCGCCTGTTCAGGCACATCTTGCACAACATTAGTCTCGGGGTCCGTCATTATCCATTCAAGCAGTCGACGTGGGAGTAATGTCTGTTTGAAAATTTCCCAATTCTCGTCGTCCGAGTAGACAGTAAGACCAACTGTGTCCTTGATGTCGAGACCGCCCATGGGATTCACGGCAATAATTTCAGCGCTGCCGGAGCGGTAAACGAGTTGTGATTGGAAACTGGATGCGAGTCGGACTTCGCAGTGATCGAGAGTTTCGCGAAGCCAAGATGTTGCTTTTGGTGTAGTCGTTCTAGGACTTTTGAAGTGGACGGCAATACTATAGGGGTTAGATATGAAGTCACAAGGGTAGTAGGGACTTACCGTAAAATGTGATCAGCCTTAGCCGAGAGTTCATCGGGTAACTCGATGGACTTGAAGTTCTCGTCTTCTGGCCCCTGATCCACAACGTGGCGCGACAAGTACCGCTGATCGAGGCCAGCCCAAACTAACAGATTATCCAACATCCAAACAGTCTTTGGATCAAAGTCCAACAAATTCAACCTTCCTTCAAACGCCTCTTTCAAATTTTGTCGATCTGCAATTACAAACTCCATACTTGGCGCACAAAGCAAAACTCCATCCGATGTCGACACAGGGAAAACATTACTCTGCATAAATCTCTCCTTATCAAAAACATGCCCATACTCTGGTATCCTCTGACTGACGGCGACCAAAAGACCTCTTGCGGTGTCATCGCGTGAGCAGTCCGGACTTAATGAAGAGACTTGCATTAGTGTGTCAAAAATGAGACCCGAATCGTTTTGTTTGATGTCGAGGAAGTCGACAAAGAACTCATGGAGCTCAGGGTAGTGCTTGCTGAGGTCGTTGACTTCGGGGCTGTCGAGCTTGGGGCACCAAGAGACATCGGTTGCGTTGAGCCATGTGACGGTTTCTCCAGGAGCCACGGCGATTATGGGTTTTTCGATAAATGATATTCTGTACATTGTTAGTTGTTTGACTTGATAAATATGAACCGACTCACTTTAGATCAGCGGCATCATTGGGTGAAAGATCCATTCTCATCTTGTCCAAGGCGCGATAAAGTTCATCCGTCAACCAAAGATCGGCTGGGTCAAGCACTGCATCAAAGTCACGCTTCTCTAACACGTCCACTATGGTCCGGTAGCTGGCCTTTTCAAGCTTCAGCGTCTGGGTGTAGAATTCTCTTAGAGACGCAAGCTCAGACTTGCTCGCGTCCCAATCTTCTGGTACCGGAAACACGGGTGATTTTGACAACGTGCTGGATATCTCACATGAGTCGTCTAATAGACATTCGCTGAGGGGCCTCCATATCGGGTGGATATAGACAAGCTGTTCCTTCTCGAACGCATATCTGATGGCGTGAGCATCATGATGTTTTGAGGGGAGGGTGTTCATACCTGACTTTGTGGGCGCTGGCTTCTGGATCTTTCGAGTCTTCACACTCTGCTTGTATCCGAAGGTATAGTTCCAATATTCGACGTGGGAACTCGACAGTTGATGCTTTTGATCGTCGTACTCGTATCAGCATCTCGAGAAAGAAATCTAGGTCGTCATGGTACTTGGCAAAGGCCCTGAGACACCTCCATTGGCCAAATCCTCCTTCGGAGCGTATGGGTGGATCCAGTCTTAGGAAAGGAAAGGGTTCTCCTTCGAGCATATATCGATTCCGGAGGTAATGCAGCTTGGGAAGCGGGATATACGAGTTGCCGAGGGGTCTGAATTTTCCGTCTTGACATAGGACTCTGATGGCCTTTATATCAAACATGGACTCTGGGTTCTCTTTGATGTAAATCTTGTCACGCTTCCATGCCTGCTGGAGGTAATTGAGGAAGTCCTCGGGGTGCTGCTTGGACATCTCGATACATTTGGGCGCTACAGAGCGACCCCGCTCATTGAACTCAAAGAGCCGGGGCTCTGAAGGTCCAAAGCCTCCATAGCTCCTGGAAGAAGTGCTGCTGGTATCTCCACGATCGCCACGCAGTAATTGCATCGGAATGGTGTTTAGTTAGGGGTTGGGATTGGGATTCCCCAGATTGAGGTCTTGGTCGGGTTGCAAGACTCTCTCACTCACCGACTACAGCCTTTGACGTGGCCAGAGTGGAGAATGTGGGAGCAGGGGGTTGGCGGAAAAAAGTGCACTCCGATGAGTCAGCAGCCAATAGACACGCGACTTTGACAATCTTATCATGTCTTTGCCAAATCACTCAAACGTGGACATGAATGTCACGATGTTGTTGTACGTCATATTGACTTATCCTGACTTACCCTATGCTGCACAAACATTTTATTGCTCCGTGAGGCACTTTTTACAATAGAGTGACTCATTTCTATACTCACTTGTCTTTTTTGTTATACCATATTATTCCCCTTCGAAAATAGACTTAGTGGCAAAACTAAAGCAAATCCCAAACCCAATTGTGTCACTAACGTAGTCGCACGACATAATTGTGAGTCGCATCATGTTGATCCTTATCACAACAGATGCgctatcatcatcacaaATCCTGACTAGACAGGTCTCATGAATTAAGCGCAGGACTTGGTTATGCATTTCGTCTCTTCCATTTATTCAGCCCAACCCAATAGCTCACTCATGTTTCGCTGCCATGTCATGAATTGAGTTCTTCTCCGATGTTTAGCCAAAACGGCCCGTCCACGCGAGATCGCCCTGACGATCCAACCTCCCAAAGTTTAGGATGTCTGAAAATAAATGATCAAACCGCTCATATACATTAGTCTATATTAGTCGACTCATTTTGTCTATTCCATTGTGTCACAACATCGTCGCGCAACTATTACAAATCCGGTAACACTTCCAACTTGGATGTCAAGCTGGTATAAGTACACCAGCGTGTCCTTTCCATTTGATTCAATCATTTATCATTACTTCCATCATGGCTACAATCACTCAAACAGACACCGCTACATCGGAAGCTGTCTTTGAGCTTCGCGATACAACAAACGCAACGGGTGGCTCACATAACGATGACCCCCCGCCAACATCATCCAGCAAGCCAAATACAGCAGAAATTCTCAAAATATTTAGTGCGGGCTTCTCATTCTTCGTCGCAGGCGTTAATGATGGAAGTATTGGAGCGTTAGTACCTCACATCATTCGCGACTACGACGTGACAACCGCCATCGTTTCGTCAGTGTAAGCTCACTTGAACAAACCCCTGATTCAATCAACACAAACTCACAATCCTAGATATGGAGCAAATTTCATGGGTTGGTTCTTTGGCGCCTTTTCAAACACTCACCTCTGTCAAATATTTGACCTCGGCTCCATGCTTGCTCTGGGTGCTGTCCTACAAGTCATAGCTCATGCTCTCCGCGCCTGGAAACCACCGTTTGCCCTATTCGCTGTGACCTTCTGGCTGGCAAGTCTAGGACAAGCCTACCAGGATACGCACGGAAATACCTTTGTTGCCGGAACGAAGGGTTCGCATCGATGGCTAGCTTTTATACACGCCATGTACATGGCTGGGTGTCTCGTTGGACCATTTGTGGCAACAGGTATAGCGTCAACCGGAAGTACTTCGAGGTGGTATCTCTTTTACACTTTTCCGCTTGCTATTGGTGTTTTCAACGTCGCGTTCGTGATATACGCGTTCTGGGATAGCCTCAAACTCAAGAGAAAACAGAAGCCGACAGAAAGGACGCTTGAGGCTGACGAGTCGCCTGCATCAAGAAGTGAAGATGCTTTCTCTCTGATCAAGGAAACCCTCAAAAACAAGAATGTCTGGCTTGTAAgcatgttcttcttctttttccttgGCGCTACACTCACTGCCAGCGGATGGGTGGTCGAGTACCTGGTTGATGTGCGCAATGGTGATATCAATCAGATGGGATTTGTACCTGCTGGATTTAGTGGAGGATCTCTGCTCGGAAGACTGTTTCTCGCAGAGCCTACTCACAGATTTGGGGTCCGAAGGATGATTTTTGGATTTACCATTATAAGCATTGTCTTGCAAGTCTTGTTTTGGCTGTAAGTTTCTTGAACTGCCCTGATCTTTGGCTTTCGCTAACAATACCAGTGTTCCAAACATCATCGCTGCATCCATAGCCATTAGTCTTTTGGGCTTCTTTATGGGTCCATATTTTGCCACAGTAAGTTTGCCAACTCAATGTTTGGACACAACTAATATCAGTAGGGTATCGACGTCGGCTCCAAATTGTTTAGTCCTCGTATCCAGTCTACGGCTTTGGCATTTGTCTTTGTTTTTGCCCAGCTTGGAGGTTGCATGTTTCCTATCATCACTGGTCTTGTAGCAGCTAGTGTTGGCGTGGGAGTCCTGCAGCCTGTTCTTTGTGCGCTGTTGGTTGCCACATCTATCTCATGGTTGTTTGTTCCGATGCCCAAAGAGACAGATAACCCAACATTGCACCAAGAGTAATTTCTGTTCGAAAAGACAACATAAGGGACCAAGTCAATGGGCTGTGTCGCATTACAGTGGAGTTTCTTAGGTTGTCTACTCTTGGACCCTGAAGACCCTGATGCAGGAGGGAAGCAAAGAGGAAACGCCACGAAAGACACATGGAATATGTTAGATAAATATAGTACCTCAATTTCCATAAAATTACCACTATTGTGCAATGTTGGCCTCTACCTCGATCTCAACAATCATACCCGGAATGCCCAACTCAGTGACGCCTACACAAGTCCAAGTAGGCTGGTGATCAGGCATCCACTTTCGAAACGACTCTACCATCAAGTCAAAAGAACTAGAGAGCGAAATGTGGTAACTTCTGACTGAGTGGACATCTGCCCAGCCTCTTGCGCCTGCATCCTTGAGGTTCTTCTCGACATTCTCAAAGGCGAGATCGATCTGACCCTTCAGGTCTTCCTTATCGATGTTGCCTTGGTTGTCCCAGCCACCCTGACCAGAGCACTTGATAGTGTTGCCTACGCGTACGGCTTGCGAGTAGGAGTATTCTTTGTTGTTGGTTTTGCCCACGCCATCGTAGTTGTAATATGTGAGGTGTGACATTGTGATGGGTGAAGCCTAGAGATATACTTTAGTTGCGTTGGCCATTGGAACTGTACATGAGAGGCCTTACGTGAAGACTGATGAGATTGATCAATGATTATAGATAATCAGTGCTTGATGGACTTGATCAGTAGAGCTTTATGTTCACGTACAGGAGGCGGCATCGCCTCTTATGTACTGCACGCCGTGTCACACAGAATGGTCATGGAGATCTTGGCGCAGGCTGTATACCAAAACAACTTCCTGATGACCGGCTATAGAGCGTCATCCATGGCATGATATGATTGAGTTGTGCTGCCGAATGGCCTACCAAGTTTCCTAATCTAGTGAGAGTATTGAATCCCCGCAGAAATGCCCAGAAATATCCCAAATTGAGTATGAGATAAGGGCAAAGTGTGTTGTATGGGATGAAGAGACGTCTTGCAGAAAGTGGGTGGCTAGAGGACTAAAAAGTTACCCAAACAAGAATAGCCCCGGTGGCTTTTGTCCAGCTTCCCCGCGGCCTGTCACGGGTTGAGATGGTCCCTCATCTTGGCCTCAAAAATTACCCTTCTTGAACATGATGGAGGGAATTGTTTATCATGAACTTGGACTGTGCCAGCATTCTCAATGGATATTGGCTGAAGACAGGGTTATCGgcgttctcggcagatgttGTTGGCTGCAGCTATTCACAATTGATTGAACCCCGCAGCGCAGCTCTCTTTGACACTGAGTGAATGATTGGCTTTAATTATTTGTTGTCTCTTGACCCGATGAGTTCCGGTTTCCGTCATGTcgtacttattataaatgATGACGTCCCCAAATAATTACCAGTCATCCAAGTCCTTTAATCTTCCCTCTGCTCTTCACATCGTTAGAAATGGCATCAACCACACAAATCTCGTTGCCCAACGGCAAGAAGTACGACCAACCAACTGgtctcttcatcaacaatgAGTTTGTAGCagctacaggcgacgagtTTGTCGTGACAAACCCACAGTAAGCACCCGCAGCACTCACCTTCAGAGGCATGCTAACAAATCAACAGTACAGAGGAGGAAGTCATCAAACTCAAGGGCGCATCGAAAGATGACGTCGATAAAGCCGTCCAAGCTGCGCGCAAGGCCTTCGAGGGCGAGTGGTCTGAACTTGCTGCCGTTGATCGCGGCGCTTTTCTCTATAAGCTTGCCGATCTTATTGATCGTGACCGCGAGCTCATTGCCGCCATCGATGCCTTTGACAATGGCAAGGTACGCGTTAAGCCTCAATCTACCGCAAATTACTGTAGTACTAACTGCCACTTCAGCCCTTTAGCGCTTGTCTCGCTGGCGATCTCGATGAGTCCTACAACGTTTTCCGCTACTACGCTGGCGCTGCCGACAAGATCAGCGGCAAGACCATCGAGACCTCTCCCGCCAAACTTGCATATGTCCTCCAGGAGCCTTTAGGTGTCTGTGGCCAGATTATTCCATGGAATTTCCCCTTCATGATGCTTGCCTGGAAGGTTGCACCCGCGTTGGCCTGCGGCAACACAGTCATCCTCAAACCCGCCGAGCAGACCCCGCTATCTGCTTTGTACTTTGGTAACCTGGTTAAGGAAGCTGGTCTTCCTGCAGGTGTCGTCAATGTTCTACCTGGTCTTGGTCCCTCTACCGGAAAGGCCATTGCTGGACATATGGACATTGACAAGGTTGCCTTCACCGGTAGCACCAACACTGGCCGAGCCATCATGAAGGACGCTGCCAACAACTTGAAGAATATCACCCTCGAGTGTGGTGGTAAGAGTCCTTCTATCGTTTTTGCCGATGCCGAGCTGGAGCAGGCTGTCAAGTGGTGCCACTTTGGAATCATGGACAACAAGGGAGAGGTAAAATCCTTCATCACATGCCCAGAGGCATTCTTACTGATTCTGCGTTTAGGTCTGCACTTCTACTTCAAGAATTTACGTCCACGAAGATATCTACGACAAGTTTCTTGAGAAGTTTGTCCAAGTCACAAAAGAAAACGACAAGCTCGGCTCACCCTTCGACGAGTCAACTGTCCAGGGACCCCAAGTCTCCAAAACACAGTATGAGCGCGTGCTATCTTACATCGAGGAGGGCCGCAAGTCTGGCGCCAAGCTTCTGTACGGAGGTAGCAAGTATGGCGACAAAGGTTATTTCCTCCAACCCACAGTCTTTGCCGACGTAAGTTTACAACATCGATGATATTACAGAAACTATACTGACTTGTTTAACAGACAACTGAAGACATGAAGATCATGAAGGAGGAGATCTTTGGTCCCGTCGTTTCCATCGCCAAATTCTCTACTGACGAGGAAGCTATCAAAAAGGCTAACGACACCTCGTATGGTCTTGCCGCGGCTCTATTTACAGAAAAGATTGCTCGCGCGCACAAGGTTGCTCGCAAGCTCCAGGCTGGTATGGTCTGGATTAACTCGTCGGGTGACTCCCACTTTGGTATTCCCTTTGGTGGTTACAAGTCTTCGGGTATTGGACGTGAGTTAGGACAGTATGCCCTAGACGCCTATACTCAACCCAAGGCTGTCCATGTCAACTTGGGTTTCGAGCTGTAGATGGATTCTAGCATGAATCCTGGAGATATGGTTAAATGATACCTgagcctcagggtattagaaaaattggccgctggaagcataagagatgaaattagtgggcTCCTTTATGccccttagactatagctcttagactatttatctttataaccTGGGACTTAGGgtgtcattttttctgcaaCCTACTAGCTGAGTTACAAATATCATCTCATTTTCATGCGGTTTGGCTTAAATTGGAGTTGGAAGATGCAGCAGTCCGTTTCCCACGTCGAAGCTCGTAGTGATTTACTAGCAAGAAGTTATCTTGAATGAATGGATGAACCTTTC includes:
- a CDS encoding hypothetical protein (SECRETED:SignalP(1-24)~TransMembrane:2 (n8-19c24/25o243-261i273-292o)), with amino-acid sequence MYSLLYKTTACVAFLLCLVWYGQSHFYRDPGSVFFDKTRAYEAGYSAIRIAEAEQTIGSLSAEGSPYSKNVLSRNKTLCLALNSVARQTQYLPITIGSILHGLSEQERQDIDISVLIAETDPTRHPSWHELWLKRAVDKVYTYNDDATSIEYLLELENTQNYREKGVFDYTLALERCYDTGASYVAIFEDDILLARGWFMRTLQGLADIASIDPEQHWLFMRLFNQERSIGWASHEIGGNNEFWIIFGIGLGILAPALFARRRWRATQKYLDREILFVVVFILVPGLVILLYQSGKASLFPPSPGVFNEPFGCCSQAMIFPRRQVPLMISELQKRKRGQVDLILDDIAIGNQLDRYALYPVQAQHIGIDSARKTTKDEAQAIWSMAFEDLDSKSLSTEHESMVKTYQELLESIS
- a CDS encoding hypothetical protein (TransMembrane:12 (i49-74o80-101i108-128o134-151i172-195o201-223i265-286o298-319i331-349o355-377i389-413o419-438i)), which codes for MATITQTDTATSEAVFELRDTTNATGGSHNDDPPPTSSSKPNTAEILKIFSAGFSFFVAGVNDGSIGALVPHIIRDYDVTTAIVSSVYGANFMGWFFGAFSNTHLCQIFDLGSMLALGAVLQVIAHALRAWKPPFALFAVTFWLASLGQAYQDTHGNTFVAGTKGSHRWLAFIHAMYMAGCLVGPFVATGIASTGSTSRWYLFYTFPLAIGVFNVAFVIYAFWDSLKLKRKQKPTERTLEADESPASRSEDAFSLIKETLKNKNVWLVSMFFFFFLGATLTASGWVVEYLVDVRNGDINQMGFVPAGFSGGSLLGRLFLAEPTHRFGVRRMIFGFTIISIVLQVLFWLVPNIIAASIAISLLGFFMGPYFATGIDVGSKLFSPRIQSTALAFVFVFAQLGGCMFPIITGLVAASVGVGVLQPVLCALLVATSISWLFVPMPKETDNPTLHQE